Below is a genomic region from Streptomyces roseoviridis.
GTCGGCGGGGCCCGCCGTCAGGGCCACCAGGAGCCGGGCGACACGGCTCGCACCGTCGTGCCACCGCGGCACGCGCGGGGCAGCAGCACCCGCGCCGCGCCCCCGTACGGGCGCCGGTTCGGGTCACTCCGGGCCGAGGACCTCGCGCAGCGCGGCCACCGCGTGGTCGCGGTGCTCGTCGAGCCAGCGCACCGCCGCGGCCTCGTCCGCCTCGGTCACGGCCGAGATGACCGCCCGGTGCTCGTGGACGGCCGCCTCCCGGTGGGGGTCCTGGGCGTAGTACAGGGCGCGGTAGGCGTCGGTCGCGTCCCACAGCGTGGCGATCAGCCGCACCAGGCGAGGCATGCCGGAGGCCTCCACCAGCGCGAAGTGGAAGCGGCGGTTGGCCTCGGCCATGGCCGTCACGTCGCCCGCCCCGGCGGCCCGCTCCACGTCCGCCTGGCTTCGCTCCAGCGCGTCGATCAGACCGTCCGGCATGCGCCGCAGGGCCGCGCGGACCGCCTCCGTCTCCAGGAGCCGCCGGATGCGGTAGATCTCCTCCAGGTCCGCCAGGGACAACTCGGCGACGTAGTAGCCCCGGTGGACGTGGTGCACCACCAGGCCGTCGGCCTCCAGCGTCTTCAGAGCCTCGCGCAGCGGGACCCGGCTCACGTCGAGGCGGGCCGCCAGGGTGTCCTGCCGGATCGGGTCGCCCGGCCGCAACTCCCCGGTGGTGATGGAGCGGCGCAACTCCTCCAGGACGAACTGCTGGGCCGTCCGTGGCCGCCGACGCTCCACCGTGCCGCTCATGGCTGTGCCCCTTCCCTCGACTGCGTGCCGTTCATCTTCCTACGCACCGGTGACGGGCGGTCGCGGCCTGTGGACAACCCGAGTTCCGCCAGGACCTCGGCGGTGTGCTCGCCCAGGCGCGGCGGCGCGGCGCGGTAGACCGCCGGGGTGGTGCCGAAGGCGATCGGGTGGGCGACCTGCCCGGGGCCGGCGTCCTCGGCCGGGACGCGCGGCCGCAGGCCCAGGCGGTCGGCGAGCGCGAAGGCGCCGGCGAGGTCGTTGATGGGGCCGCAGGGCACCCCGGCCGCGGTCAGGTCGTCGAACCAGGCGTCGGCGGTGCGCCGCGCGAGGGGCCCGGACAGTTCCGCGACCAGTTCCTCCCGGTGCGCGACCCGGGCGGTGTTGGTGGCGAAGCGGGGGTCGTCGGCGAGCCCGGGGCTGCCGATCCGCTCGCACAGGGCGCGGAACTGACGGTCGTTGCCGACGGCGAGCACCAGGGGACGGTCGCTCGCCTCGAACACCTCGTACGGGGTGATGCTGGGGTGCCGGTTGCCGAGGGCGCGCGGGATGACGCCCGCGGCGAGGTGGGCCGCCGCCTGGTTGGTCAGCGCGGACAGCAGCGAGCCGAGGAGGGACACCTCCAGACGCTGGCCCTCGCCGGTGCGTTCGCGGTGGCGGAGCGCGGCGAGCACGCCCATGCCCGCATGGAGGCCGGTGATGACGTCGACCAGGGCGACGCCCGCCTTGGTGCCCGGCCCCCCGGGCTCACCGGTGACGCTCATGAGGCCGCCCATGGCCTGCACGAGCAGGTCGTAGCCGGGCAGCGCGGCGCCCTCGGCCGAGCCGAAGCCGGTCACGGAGCAGTAGACGAGACCCGGATTGGTGGCCCGCACCCGCTCGTAGCCGAGGCCGAGCCGGTCCATGGTGCCGGGCCGGAAGTTCTCCACGAGCACGTCGGCCCGGTCCACGATCGCCCGGGCCGTCTCCAGGTCGGCCGGGTCGGCCAGATCGAGAGCCACCGAACGCTTGTTGCGGTTCACGCCCAGGAAGTAGGTGGCCTGCCCGTCGGCGAACGGCGGCCCCCACGCGCGGGTGTCGTCGCCCGAGCCGGGGCGCTCGATCTTCACGACCTCGGCGCCGAGGTCGGCGAGGAGCATCGTCATGTACGGCCCGGCCAGCACCCGGCCGAAGTCCGCGACGACGATCCCGGACAGGGCGCCGGCCGGGCCCGCCTCCGGCTGCTGCGCGTCCATGCCGCTCTCCTTCGTGGTGAGGCGTCGACCGCGACACGGCGATCGAGGGGCGTCGACCGCGGGGCGCCGGGGGCGCGTCGGCGATCGGATCCAAGCGGACCGTACGCACCGGAGATCGGATATTCAATACTGGATCCAATATCCAATCTGGGGCTACGCTTCGGCTCGCCGCGTTGCCACAGTCGCCAGGAGGCCGTTCGTGAAGTCGTCGCCGCAGCCGTCGCGTTCGTCGCAGTCCGCGCCCGTCCACCCGCTCGATCTGCTCGCGATCGACGGGCTGCTCACCGACGAGGAGCGGGAGATCCGCCGCACCGTCCGTGCCCTGGCCGACCGCGAACTGCGCCCGCACGTCGCCGAGTGGTTCGAGCGCGGCGCCATCCCCGCCCGCGAGCTCGCCCGCACCCTGGGCGGCCTCGGGGTCCTCGGCATGCACCTGGAGGGCTACGGCTGCGCCGGCACCGGCTCCGTGGCGTACGGCCTGGCCTGCATGGAACTGGAGGCCGTCGACTCCGGCCTGCGCTCCCTGGTGTCGGTGCAGGGCTCGCTCGCCATGTACGCGATCTGGAAGTTCGGCTCCGAGGAGCAGAAGCAGCGCTGGCTGCCCAAGATGGCGGCCGGCGAGTACATCGGCTGCTTCGGCCTGACCGAGCCGGACGCCGGATCCGACCCCGGCGCCATGCGCACCCACGCCAAGCGCGACGGCTCCGACTGGATCCTCAACGGCACCAAGATGTGGATCACCAACGGCTCCGTCGCCGACGTGGCCGTCGTCTGGGCCCGCACCGAGGACGGCGTCCGCGGCTTCGTCGTGCCGACGGACACCCCCGGCTTCAGCGCGCCGGAGATCAAGCAGAAGCTCTCCCTGCGCGCCAGCGTCACCAGCGAACTCGTCCTGGAGGACGTCCGGCTGCCCGCCGACGCGATGCTCCCGGAGGCCCGCGGCCTGTCCGGCCCGCTCGGCTGCCTCAACGAGGCCCGCTTCGGCATCGTCTTCGGCGCCCTCGGCGCCGCCCGCGACTGCCTGGAGACGGCGATCTCCTACGCCGCCGACCGCACGGTCTTCGCCCGGCCGCTGTCCTCCTACCAGCTGACGCAGCAGAAGCTCGCCGACATGGCCCTGGAACTCGGCAAGGGCATGCTGCTCGCGCTCCACCTCGGCCGCCTCAAGGACGCCGGCACCCTGACCCCCGAACAGATCAGCGTGGGCAAGCTCAACAACGTGCGCGAGGCCATCGCCGTCGCCCGCGAGTGCCGCACCGTCCTGGGGGCCAACGGCATCACCCTGGAGTACCCGGTGATGCGCCACGCCAACAACCTGGAGTCGGTCCTCACGTACGAGGGCACCAGCGAGGTGCACTCCCTGGTCATCGGCAAGGCGCTCACCGGCGAGCAGGCCTTCCGCTGACCCGCCTCGGCTGACGGTCGTCGACCGCACGACCGCCGACGGAACGGCCGACCGCACGGCCGTCGACCGCACGGCCGGCGACGGAAGGGCCGCCGACCGCAGGGCCGGCGGCCGACCGTCGTACCGTCTTCACCCGGCGGTCACCCGGTCCACGAAGGCGTTCAGGTTGCCCATCATCCGGTCGATCTGCTCGTCCGGGCTCAGCGACTCCTGGTGGCGCGGGCCGCGCAGCTTGGGCTGCCGCTTGCCGCGGACGTACAGCGGGCAGGCGAGGTCGGCGCACACGTACGTGCCGACCGTGTTGCCCTCGCGGCCGCGCGCGCCGGCCAGCGGCGCCGCCAGGAGGGTCACGCCCGAGGAGGCGTGGGAGGTCAGGCAGATCTGGCACATGCTGGACTTCACGGCGCTGGTGCGGCCGACCGCGGGCACCCGCAGGGTGATGCCCACCGGGCCCTGCGGGCGCGGGACGACGAGATGGGCCCGCAGCGGCGCGCCCGGGTCGACCCAGCCCAGGAAGTCCAGGTCCTCCCAGGGCAGCTCGGCGAAGTCGAGCGGAAGCTTCATGCGGGACGCGTCACCCTTCGAGCAGTTGACGAAGGACGCGCGGATCTGTTTGTCGGTCAATGGTTCCACTGTTCCGACCGTACACAGCACCGTTGCCCGGGGCATCCGATTATCGGTGCGCGTCGTCCCGGCGGGGCCGTGACCGAGGCCCCCCCGTCCGTGCTCAGGCGACCCAGTCGGGCAGGCCGGGGTCGGAGATCCGCGCGGGAGCCCCTTCCAGGGCGGCGGCGAGCCGCTCGGCCGCCGTCTCGTACACCTCGGCCGGCAGGGCGTACGGGATGCGCAGCCGGTGCTCGTGCGTGCCCGGGTCCACCCCGAAGCGGGCCCCGCCCTCCACCCGCACCCCGTGCCGCAGGGCGCGGGCCGCGAGCTGGGAGGCGACGGGCCGGCCCAGGTCGATCCACAGGCACAGCCCGCCCGGCGGCAGTGTCCAGTGCCACTCCGGCAGGTGCCGGGCGAGCGCCGTCACGAGGGCCTCGCGGCGCCGCCGCAGCTCCGCCGCACGCCCCGGCAGCAACGGGTCGATCCGGCCCATCAGGGCGACGGCGACCAACTGGTCGAGCACCGACCCGGCCAGGTCGTGGGTGATCCGGACCCGGGCGAGCTCGGTCACCACCCGCGAGGACGCGCGCACCCAGCCGACCCGCAGCCCGCCCCAGCAGCTCTTGCTGAGCGAGCCGACGCTGATGATCTGCTCCCCGGTGCCGGGGCCGGCCGAGGCCGCGAAGGGACGGGGTGCCGGCACGTCCAGGGCGATGTCGGACAGGGTCTCGTCCACCACCAGCCACGTCCCCGTGGCCCGCGCCGCCCGTGCCACCTCGCCCCGCTGCTCCTCGGGCATCAGGCGCCCGGTCGGATTATGGAAGTCGGGGATGAGATAGGCGAGGCGCGGCGCGGTCTGCCGCAGTGCCGCGTCGATGAGTCCGGTGTCCCAGCCGGTCTCCGTCACCGGCACGGGCGTGATCCGCAGCCGCTGTCCGCGCATGGCGTCCAGGGCATTGGTGTACGAGGGGCTCTCGGCGAGCACCCGGTCACCGGGCCCGCCGAGCAGGGCGAGAGCCAGCGCGAGGGCCTGCTGCGCGCCCGTCGTCACGAGGATCTGCTCGGGCCGGGTGGGCAGCCCACGGGCCGTGTACCGGTGCGCGATGCCCGCGCGCAGTTCCGGGAGCCCGTACGGGTGGTAGCCCTGGGCGGCCGCGTAGCGGGGCAGTTCGGCGGCGGCCTCGGTCAGCGCCAGGGCCAGGACGTCGGCGGGTGCCTCGGGCGCGGCGAGCGCGAGGTCGATGACCGAGTCCGTGTCCCCGTGGATCGCGGCGGGTCCGGCCGCCGGCTGGCCCTCGGGCAGCGCCGTCCAGGTGCCGGCGCCCTGCCGGCTGTGCGCGTAGCCGCTCTCCCGCAGCAGGTCGTAGGCGGAGGTGACGGTCGTCCGGCTGACGCCGAGCGCCATGGCCAGTTCGCGCTCGGCGGGCAGCCGCATCCTGAGCGCGACCCGGCCGTCGAGCAGCGTCTCCCGCACCGCCCGGGCCAGTTCGCGGTAGCCGAAGCGGCCCTCGGCCGGGGGCGTCAGCAGCGCCGCCAGCTGTCGGCCGCTCAGCATGCGGTCCGACACGGAGACCACGGTACGGACCACTCGACCCTCTGCCATGCCAATCACTCCTTATTGGCTGTGCCGACCAGGCCAATAAGGCTACAGACTGCGGACATTGGCCTGGTGGCCAGGGGAGAGGAGCAGGGAGATGTCCGGATACCTGACTGATCGTGACGAGAGGATGTGGCAGCGGCGCGCCGAGGAGAGGGTCGCCGCGCCGTTGGATATCGGATATTGGATCCGGACGTTGAGGGCTGGATCCCCTGTCGAGACGCCGAGGTCCCGCCAAGAAAGCCGGGCCCTGCGGATCGGATATTGGATCCGGTCGCTGCGGTCGCCGCGGCACACTCCCCGCACCTCACAGGCGCCACAGCCCTCGCGCACGCGGCCCGCTCAGCCGGCCCCGCCGGTCCCGCCGGTCCGGCCGGCCCGGCGGCGCCGAGGAGCGCCTGCGTGAGCGGGATCGCCGTCGGCGTCAGCGGCTTCCTCGCCGAGGCCCGGGTGCTGCGGCGGCACGCCCGTACCGCCGCACGCCCCGCGTCGCTCTGCGCGCCGCCTTCTCAGATCAGCGGCTGACCGTCGGGCCGGCCCGGTGCGGACGGCCGCAAGGGGGCCGCGCCCGGGGCGGTGTCCGTCGACGTGTCCGTGGACGCGGCGGGCTGTGAGGACCCGTTCGGCGTCAGGTCCGTGGCCGGCTGGGACTCGGGTCCCGAGGTCGTCGTCGCCGGTGCCGGCGGTGACTCCGGCTCCGTGGGCGGGGAAGGGGAATCGGACGGCGTCGTGGGGGTCTTGGGCACGAGCGGCGAAGGGCACGGCGAGGGCGTGACGCCGTCGACGGGCGCCGGCGCCTCCGGACCGGTGACCGACACGCACGGCACCGGCGAGGACGGCGACGTGGGCGGGGAGGTCGAGGGCGACGTCGGCGGGGAGGTCGTCGGACGCGGCGGGGGAGTGGTGTGCTTGTCCCGGTGGCCCGTGTCGCCCGGCTCGCGCGCGATCCAGCGGTCCGTGCGCGGGTCGTGGATCACGAAGACCTTGATCACCGTCACGGACGGCTGGACGACCACGACGTTGCTCGTCCGGTAACCGGGCCAGGCCGGTCCGACCTGCTTCGGCTCCTTCTGGGCGATCGGCGGCGTCAGCGGGTTGCCGCACGCGCAGCGCACCCGCGGCACGCCGTGGTCGTCCACCATCACCGCCGTACCGCCCTGGAGCACCGCCTGGTACGGGACCGGGGAGCCGTCGCGGAAGCCGTGGTTGGTCACCCGGGTGTCCACGCGCAGCTGGACCGGCGTCAACGACCGCAGGTAACCGGGGACTTCGGTCGCCCGGATGCCGAGCACCGACGCGAAGGCGGCGTTCTTGGCGGGCTCGTCGGACAGGAAGCGGATCTGCTGCTCGACGTCACAGCTCGCGATCCGGTGCGTGCCCCCGTACAGGCCGGGCGTCGCGCCCGACACGCCCCGCGTGGCGTTGGCGTCCGCGCCCGACCGCTCGGGCAGCGGCGGAGGGGAGGCGGACGCGCCCTCGGCGCGGGCCGTGGACCGGGTGAAGGGATCGGGGCCGCTCGCCGAGGCGTTCTGGAGGAAGACCTCGCCGCCGCCGGCGCCCGCCTGGTTCCCGTCCCCGTCGCCGCCCCGCTGGGTGAGGACCACGACGAGCGCGACGGCCGCCACGATGATCGCGGTCAGCGAGGCCACCTTGGGGACCGAGCGCCACCACGGGCCGCCGCCCCCGCCCCCGGGGCCGTCGCTCCGGGTGGAGCCGCCGCCACCCCCGCCGGCGCCTCCGCCCCCGCCCGAACCGCCGCGCGGCGGGCCGGGAGGCGGCGGGGGGCCGGACGGGCCGGGGCGCGTGGACGGGCCCGAGAGGGGCCCCGAAGGGGGTCCGGTGGGAGGGACCGAGGGCCGGTCGGACGGCGGGTGGGAAGTCACGTTTTTCCCTTTCTTCCGTTCCGCGCCCATTGTGTGCTCCGACCAGGTGCCGTCCGCAAGCGGACCGCACCCGCCGGTACTAGCGTGGGCAGGGTGAGCAACCGGCTCCCCACCCGGCCCGGCCGGGCCGTTCCCACCGAGGACCACGTCCGGCTCGCCCGCCATCTGGCGGCGGCCCTCGCCGCCGTCGTCGCGGGCTTCCTCGCGATGGGCGTCACCGCCGCCCTCGGCCTGTGGGCCGCGGGCGCGACCGACCTGCCGGGCGGCGCCGGTGCCTTCGTCGCCGTCCTCGCGGCCGTCGTCGTCATGGCCACGGGCGGGCAGATCGGGCTCTCCGGCGACGCCGGGGCCCTCGCCGGCACCCAGGCCGAACTCACCGCCATGCCGCTCACCGTCACCCTGGTGGGCGCCATGGTCACCGGAAGCGTGTTCCTGCGCCCCCTGCGCCACCACGCCGTCGCCCGCGCCGGAGACCTCCTCACCCTGGCCGTGCCCACCGTCGTCCTCTGGCTGGCCGCGCTCGGCGGCGTCTGCGCCCTGGCCCGCCGCGACTTCCCGCTCACCCTCGGCGGCGGCACCACCGAGGAGACCGGCGATCTCGGCGACCTGTTCGGGGACCTCCTCGACGCGGCGAACCCCAGCGTCGGCTTCCGCCCCGACGTCGGCCCCACGCTCTTCTACGGCCTGCTGTGGATCCTCGGCGTCCTCGTCGTCGCCCTGCTCGTCTCCCGGCGCACACCGCTGCCGCCCCGCCTCGTCCGCCACCACCAGGCCGTCCGGCCCGCCGCCTCCGCGATGCTGCTCCTGCTCCTCGCGTACGTGGCCGTCGGCCTCGTCATCGGCCTGGTCGTCGCCGCCACCAAGGGGCACGCCGCGGAAACCCTCGCCGTGCTGCTGCTCGGCCTGCCCAACGTCAGCTGGCTCGCCCTCGGCATCGGCATCGGCGGTTCCTGGGAGGGCAGGGCCGAGGGCCCCTTCGGCCTCCCCATGCCCCAGATCCTCGACGCCGTACTGCGCGGCGGCGACGGCGGCCGCGAACTGTCGCGGGTCGACCTCTCCTCCCTCGCCGCGCAGGACGGACGCGCCTGGTGGCTCCTCCCGATCGCCGCCGTGCTCGTCCTCGCCGCCGCCTTCGTCATGGCCGCCCGCTCGCCCGCCCGCGTCCCGCCCTGGCGGCACGCCCTCCACCTTGGCATCGCCCTCGCCGTCACCCTGCTGGTCGTCACCCCCCTCACCCTCGTCGAGGCCCGCTTCGGCCTGTCGATCCTCGGCATCGGCGACCTGGAGGCGCTCGGCGCCGACGTGTTCCTGCGCCCCCACATCTGGCGGACCGTCGGCCTCGGCCTCCTCTGGGGCCTCGTGGCCGGCCTCCTCGGAGCCCTGCTCGCCACCCGCGTGCACCGCCGCGGCGAGGTGCCGGACAACGGCGCACCCGCCGACCGGACCGAAGCCGGTCCCGGGACCGGCCCCGGGACCGGCCCCGGCAGGGACGACTGACGAGGGACCCGGGCCTCCCGGTCCTCGGAGCGGGGCGAGTGCGACGGCTGCCCGGCTGCCCGGCTGCCCGGCGGTCCGACGGCTCGGCGACGCCGCTCGCCGGCGACCGCGGACACCGTCTCCTCGCCCCAGCGCGATCCGGGTGCCGCCCGAGCTCCCCACGCCGTCCGGAACGACGCCGTCCGGAACGACGCCGACGGCACGGGCCGACGGCACGGGCCGACTGCGCGGCCGACCGCGTGGGCCCGAGCCACCGCGACACCGGCGGCTTCGACGCGACCGAGCCCGGCCCGGGACCACGGGCGGCGGGGGCGGAACCCCCGACCGCACCCGGCACCCGGAACTACGCCATCCCGCGGAAGACCGGCCGCGCCCATGACGGCGGTTCGGGCGGTGGCCCAGTCGGCCAGGGGCCGCTGCCGCTGCCCGGAACCTCGGCCGCCCGTGCGCCGCGTACGCCCCGCTCCAGGGCCGCCCGCAGCTCGGCGACGAACTCCAGGCACGTCCCGTAGCGCTCCTCCGGCACCTTCGCCAGGGCCTTGGCCAGCACCGCGTCCGCCGCCTCCGGCAGTCCCGCGCGCTCCTGCGACAGCGGGGGCGGCGGATCGTACTGGTGCGCCCACAGCAGTGCCATGTCGTCGTCCCTGCGGAACGGCGGCACCCCGGTCAGCGTCTCGAAGACCACGCACGCCAGGCTGTAGACGTCGCACCGGCCGTCCACCGGCTTGCCCGAGATCTGCTCGGGCGCCACGTAGTCGAGGGTTCCCACGAACTGCCCCACCGTCGTGAACCCGGTCAGCGACAGCGACTTCTTCGTCAGGCCGAAGTCCGTGAGGTACACGTGCTCCGGATGGTCCCGGTCGGTGCCCTCCGCCACCAGGATGTTGCCGGGCTTCACGTCCCGGTGCACCAGGTCGTGCGCGTGCGCCGCGTCCAGCGCGGACGCCACCTGCACCGCGATCCGCCCCGCCGCCACCGGTTCCAGGGCGCCCTCCCGGTCCAGCAGCGCCCGCAGATCCTGACCCGGCACGTACCGCATCGCGATGTAGAGCACGCCCTCCGTCTCGCCGGCCTCGAACACCGGCACGATGTGCGGGTGGTCGATGGCCGCCGCCACCCGCGACTCGTGCGCGAAACGCCGGCGGAAGGTGTCGTTGCGGGCCAGCTCGGGGGCGAGCAGCTTCAGCGCCACGACCCGGTCCAGCCGCAGGTCACGCGCCCGGTAGACGACCGCCATGCCGCCGCGCCCGACCTCGTCCTCCACCAGGTAGCCGGCGATCCGCTGACCGATCAGCCCGGCGTCCCGGCCGGCCGGAAGGCCGTGGTCGAGGCCGTGGTCGACGCCGGGCCCAGGGCCGGAGCCGTGGGCCGGGCCCGAGCCGGGCCTGCGGCCAGGCCCGCCGTCAGGACCGCGGTCAGGCCCAGGCCCCGGCTCAGGCCCAGGCCCCGGCCCAGGCCCAGGACCCGTCCCCGACTCCGCCGGCTCACCCGGCCCGGTCATCGGTCCTCACCCGCTCGCCCGGTCCCGTCACCGGCCCTCACCCCGGCCGTCCGCGCCCCACTCCACCACCTGCGTCTCCCCGGCACCGTCCTCCTCCGGCGGCCGGGACACCAGCTGCGTGGGCTCGTGCGGCACCTCGCCCGGCGGCGCCGCGGCCACCGCCGAGGGGCGCAGGGAGGCCGCGTACGTGCTCAGGCCCGTGCCGTCGCAGTACACCCACCGCTCGTGCTCGGCGTCGTACAGCCACAGCGACTCGCCGTCGACGACCATCCCGACCCGCAGTCCCCGGGTGCGCCGCCGGAACGTCTCGCCGTCCGTCCGCCCCGCCGCCAGCTCCTCCGCGGCGCGCCGGTAGCGGCCGAGGGCGTCCTCCACCCGGGCGATCAGCGGACGCGGGTCGGCGGTGCGGGAGGACGGCCGGCCCGCGGCGGGCGGATCGGCCGGTACGGAGACGAGCAGCCGGGCGTCGACCCACGCGGACCAGCCGTTGGAGCACAGCACCTGGCCCCAGTCGCCGACCCGCTCCACCAGCTGCACCGGAAGGAAGGCGTCCAGCGGCTCCGTCGGCAGCGCGGGATCCGGTGCCTCCCACGCGGGCAGCCCCTCGCGCGGCACGACGTGCGTGGGCCGGAAGTCCGGCAGGTACGCCGACACGTACTCGGTGGCCATGGGTGCCTCCCTCCGCTCTCGCCGGCCCGCTCGCCCGCCGCTCACTTCCGCATCACGACGGGCTCGTGCCGCCGCAGCAGCCTGGCCACGACGAGGCCCAGCACGACGCAGAGCGCGAGCAGCATCCCCATGTCGAAGAGCCAGGCGCCGAGCGTGTGGTCCATCAGCGGATCGGCGGTCTTCTCGCCCGGAACGGTCGCGCCGATGTCGACGGTCGCGCCCATCGCCGCGAACGCCCACCGCGACGGCACCAGCCAGGCCAGCTGCTCCAGGACGGGCGTGCCGCTCACGTTGAGCAGCGCGCCGCAGAACACGACCTGGACGATCGCGAGGAGCACCAGCAGCGGCATCGTCACCTCCTCCTTGCGCACCAGGGCGGAGACGAACAGGCCGAGCATCATCGCGGTGAAGGCCAGCAGGGCGACGGCGAGGGTCAGCTCCACGAGCGGGGGCATCAGCACGCCCTTGCCGCCGGGCGCGCCGAGCGGGACGCCGATCAGCGCGACCAGGGTCAGCACGACCGACTGGACGACCGTGATCAGACCGAGGACCACCACCTTGGACATCAGATACGCCGAACGCGACAGGCCGACGGCTCTCTCCCGGCGGTAGATGGTGCGCTCCTTGACCAGCTCCCGCACCGCGTTCGCCGCCCCGGTCAGCACCCCGCCGACGCAGAGGATCAGCAGCACGTTCAGGGTGGACTCCGGACCGAGCCGTCCCTCGGACAGGGCGCGCGCCATCGCGCCCATGACGAACGGCAGCGCGATCATGATGGCAAGGAACGTCCGGTCGGCGGCGAGGGCCGCCGCGTACCGCCGGACGAGGGTACGGAGCTGGGACCCCCAGCTCTGCGCCTTCGGCGGTGGCGGCGGGGCCGCCTCCGGCGGCGCTCCGGGAACGGCGGCGAGGCCCGGCCGGACGGTCGCCTCCTCGATGTACCGGCGGTGGAAGGGAGAGCCCCGGTAGCGGCCCGCCCAGTCGCGGTCGCGGTCGTTCTCGAAGGACTCGAACGCCTCCGGCCACTGGGCGAAGCCGAAGAAGTCCAGGGCGTCGGCGGGCGGACCGTAGTACGCCACCCGGCCGCCCGGCGCGAGGACGAGGAGCCGGTCGCACACGTCGAGACTGAGCACGCTGTGGGTGACGACGATGACCGTGCGGCCGTCGTCGGCGAGCCCGCGCAGCATGTGCATCACCGAGCGGTCCATGCCCGGGTCGAGCCCGGACGTCGGCTCGTCGAGGAAGAGCAGCGACGGCTTGGTGAGCAGTTCGAGCGCCACGCTGACCCGCTTGCGCTGCCCGCCGGAGAGGCTGTGGATCGGCTGGGCGGCCCGTTCCTCCAGCCCGAGTTCGCCGATCACCTCGTCCACCCGGGCGCGCCGTTCGTCGGCCGCGGTGTCCTCGGGGAAGCGCAGCTCGGCGGCATAGCCGAGGGCCCGGCGGACGGTGAGCTGGAGGTGCAGGATGTCGTCCTGCGGGACGAGCCCGATGCGCTGGCGCAGTTCCGCGTAGTCCCGGTAGAGGTCCCGGCCGTCGTACAGGACCGTGCCCCGGTCCGCGGGCCGCTGGCCGGTGAGGGCACCGAGCAGGGTGGACTTGCCGGCGCCGGACGGGCCGACGACGGCGAGCAGGCACTTCTGCCCCACGGGGAAGGACACGCCGTCGAGGAGGGTCTTGCGCCCGTGGTCCACGGTGACGGCCAGCTCCTGCACGTCGAGGGAGACCTCGCCGGTGTCGGTGAACTCGACCAGGTTCCCGCCGATCAGGCAGAACGCGCAGTGGCCGATGCCGACGATGTCCTCACCGGTGACTCGCGCCTCGACGACGGGACGGCCGTTGAGGAAGGTGCCGTTGTGGCTGCCGAGGTCGTGGATCCAGTAGGTGCCGTCGGGGTGGGCCCGCAGCTCGGCGTGGCGGCGCGAGACGGTGAGGTCGTCGACGACGAGGTCGTTGTCGGGCGCGCGGCCGATCCGGACGGCATGGGCGGGCAGCGGCCGCACGGACGTCGGCTGCCGGAACGTGCCGGTGCGGGCGGGATGCGCGACGGACGACGGACGCGGCGGAGGTGCCGCCGCCGGGGGTGCCGCGGGGGCCTCGTCCGGCAGGGGCGAGGGGGCGGGCTCCGGTCGTACGGGCCGGGGCCGCGCGGACGGCGGGGGCTCGGGCGCGGGCGGTGCGGGTGCGGCAGGGGCCGACTCGGGTCGTACGGGCGCGGGGGACGCCTGCTCCGGTCGTACGGGGCCGGGGGACGCCTGCTCGGGTCGTACGGGGCCGGGGGACGCCCGGTCCTGGGGCGCCGACCCGGGGCGTACGGGCTCCGCCGGGGCGGACCGGCCGGGAGCGGCGGACGGGGTCGGCGCACGGGCCGGAAGCAGCACCGCCATCGGCCCTTCGGTGGGGTGGCCGAAACGGAGCACGGTGCCGGGGCCGACGGGGCCGAGGGCGACGCGGCGGTCGTCGGCGAAGGTCCCGTTCGTGCTGCCCTCGTCCTCGAGCGTCCAGTGGTCCCCCACCGCCCGCAGCACGGCGTGGTGCCAGGACACCCGGGCGTCGGACAGGACGAAATCGCTGGTGGGGTCGCGTCCGATGCGATAGACGCGGCTCGGGTTCATCACGGTCGCGTCTCCGTCGAGCTCGAGCACCAGCTCGGGCGCGGCGGGCGCGAGGGGCCGCTCTCCCATGCGTGAATCCTAACGTCGATGGCCCGCCCGCGCCCGGGATGGCCGCCGGTATCGTGGGCCGCCGACCCACCCGG
It encodes:
- a CDS encoding PLP-dependent aminotransferase family protein yields the protein MAEGRVVRTVVSVSDRMLSGRQLAALLTPPAEGRFGYRELARAVRETLLDGRVALRMRLPAERELAMALGVSRTTVTSAYDLLRESGYAHSRQGAGTWTALPEGQPAAGPAAIHGDTDSVIDLALAAPEAPADVLALALTEAAAELPRYAAAQGYHPYGLPELRAGIAHRYTARGLPTRPEQILVTTGAQQALALALALLGGPGDRVLAESPSYTNALDAMRGQRLRITPVPVTETGWDTGLIDAALRQTAPRLAYLIPDFHNPTGRLMPEEQRGEVARAARATGTWLVVDETLSDIALDVPAPRPFAASAGPGTGEQIISVGSLSKSCWGGLRVGWVRASSRVVTELARVRITHDLAGSVLDQLVAVALMGRIDPLLPGRAAELRRRREALVTALARHLPEWHWTLPPGGLCLWIDLGRPVASQLAARALRHGVRVEGGARFGVDPGTHEHRLRIPYALPAEVYETAAERLAAALEGAPARISDPGLPDWVA
- a CDS encoding CoA transferase; amino-acid sequence: MDAQQPEAGPAGALSGIVVADFGRVLAGPYMTMLLADLGAEVVKIERPGSGDDTRAWGPPFADGQATYFLGVNRNKRSVALDLADPADLETARAIVDRADVLVENFRPGTMDRLGLGYERVRATNPGLVYCSVTGFGSAEGAALPGYDLLVQAMGGLMSVTGEPGGPGTKAGVALVDVITGLHAGMGVLAALRHRERTGEGQRLEVSLLGSLLSALTNQAAAHLAAGVIPRALGNRHPSITPYEVFEASDRPLVLAVGNDRQFRALCERIGSPGLADDPRFATNTARVAHREELVAELSGPLARRTADAWFDDLTAAGVPCGPINDLAGAFALADRLGLRPRVPAEDAGPGQVAHPIAFGTTPAVYRAAPPRLGEHTAEVLAELGLSTGRDRPSPVRRKMNGTQSREGAQP
- a CDS encoding FBP domain-containing protein, with translation MEPLTDKQIRASFVNCSKGDASRMKLPLDFAELPWEDLDFLGWVDPGAPLRAHLVVPRPQGPVGITLRVPAVGRTSAVKSSMCQICLTSHASSGVTLLAAPLAGARGREGNTVGTYVCADLACPLYVRGKRQPKLRGPRHQESLSPDEQIDRMMGNLNAFVDRVTAG
- a CDS encoding GntR family transcriptional regulator; the encoded protein is MSGTVERRRPRTAQQFVLEELRRSITTGELRPGDPIRQDTLAARLDVSRVPLREALKTLEADGLVVHHVHRGYYVAELSLADLEEIYRIRRLLETEAVRAALRRMPDGLIDALERSQADVERAAGAGDVTAMAEANRRFHFALVEASGMPRLVRLIATLWDATDAYRALYYAQDPHREAAVHEHRAVISAVTEADEAAAVRWLDEHRDHAVAALREVLGPE
- a CDS encoding acyl-CoA dehydrogenase family protein, with translation MKSSPQPSRSSQSAPVHPLDLLAIDGLLTDEEREIRRTVRALADRELRPHVAEWFERGAIPARELARTLGGLGVLGMHLEGYGCAGTGSVAYGLACMELEAVDSGLRSLVSVQGSLAMYAIWKFGSEEQKQRWLPKMAAGEYIGCFGLTEPDAGSDPGAMRTHAKRDGSDWILNGTKMWITNGSVADVAVVWARTEDGVRGFVVPTDTPGFSAPEIKQKLSLRASVTSELVLEDVRLPADAMLPEARGLSGPLGCLNEARFGIVFGALGAARDCLETAISYAADRTVFARPLSSYQLTQQKLADMALELGKGMLLALHLGRLKDAGTLTPEQISVGKLNNVREAIAVARECRTVLGANGITLEYPVMRHANNLESVLTYEGTSEVHSLVIGKALTGEQAFR